One segment of Streptomyces sp. NBC_00576 DNA contains the following:
- a CDS encoding IclR family transcriptional regulator domain-containing protein, whose amino-acid sequence MVAPATNVTPVLDGAVPTEAVAPLMRGIAVLRQLTEAGGTLSLSGLERATGLARSTVDRITATLARMGYVRLDGRDAVLTPRLMELGNAYLAALRLPALLDAHADALADELDESVSLAVGDRDGIRFIHQATRRRAMSLSFRIGDLLPAERTAPGPLFATEWTPADWHHWHERRAADPADHGFPAVPPRPSDSGADSGADFEAYVERARVDGWALDDQLIEPGLVAVSVPVRDPRTGRVACAASVVSHTSRRTVTDLRDDLLPRLRATVARMEAELRVRPPAETPAPPSGLAAWTGASKQELGREFIESLARGLTVLTAFGESRAELTLTEVARATGLARATARRALITYEHLGYVEAHGRTFALTPRVLSLGFPPLSRTSLPEIASPHLAELAGRVQESASLAVLSGDTGAEIQYTARVATRRIMSANITVGTRLPAYPTSMGRVLLADIPEAERQVRDLAPLTPHTVTDQVAFTHVLAGVREQGYALVDEELEEGLRSIAVPVRDRTGRVVAAVNVAMHTTRRTAEQCVSEVLPELYGTASRIEGELRTAGRFTRVPLA is encoded by the coding sequence ATGGTTGCCCCCGCCACGAATGTCACGCCGGTCCTGGACGGTGCTGTGCCCACCGAGGCCGTCGCCCCGCTGATGCGCGGGATCGCCGTACTGCGGCAACTGACCGAGGCGGGCGGGACGCTGAGCCTGAGCGGACTTGAGCGCGCGACCGGTCTGGCCCGTTCCACGGTGGACCGGATCACGGCGACGCTCGCCCGCATGGGATACGTCCGTCTCGACGGCCGGGACGCGGTTCTCACCCCTCGGCTGATGGAGCTCGGCAACGCCTACCTCGCCGCCCTCCGGCTGCCCGCGCTCCTCGACGCGCACGCGGACGCCCTCGCCGACGAGCTGGACGAGTCGGTGTCGCTCGCGGTGGGCGACCGGGACGGTATCCGTTTCATCCACCAGGCGACCCGCCGTCGCGCGATGTCCCTCAGCTTCCGCATCGGTGACCTCCTCCCCGCCGAACGCACCGCCCCCGGCCCGCTGTTCGCCACCGAGTGGACGCCCGCCGACTGGCACCACTGGCACGAACGCCGGGCGGCGGACCCGGCCGACCACGGCTTCCCGGCCGTTCCGCCCCGCCCCTCCGACTCGGGCGCCGACTCGGGCGCCGACTTCGAGGCGTACGTGGAGCGGGCCCGCGTCGACGGCTGGGCGCTGGACGACCAGCTGATCGAACCGGGGCTGGTCGCCGTCTCCGTACCCGTACGGGACCCCCGTACGGGCCGGGTGGCCTGTGCCGCGAGCGTCGTCAGCCACACGAGCCGCCGTACGGTGACCGACCTCCGCGACGACCTGCTGCCGCGACTGCGGGCGACGGTGGCCAGGATGGAGGCCGAGCTACGGGTGCGCCCGCCCGCCGAGACGCCGGCGCCCCCCTCCGGCCTGGCGGCCTGGACCGGGGCCTCGAAGCAGGAACTGGGCCGGGAGTTCATCGAGTCCCTGGCCAGGGGCCTGACGGTCCTGACGGCCTTCGGCGAGTCCCGCGCCGAGCTGACCCTGACGGAGGTAGCGCGGGCGACGGGCCTGGCGAGGGCGACCGCCCGCCGGGCCCTGATCACCTACGAGCACCTGGGGTACGTCGAGGCCCACGGCCGCACCTTCGCCCTCACCCCCCGGGTCCTGTCCCTGGGCTTCCCGCCTCTCTCCCGCACGTCCCTGCCCGAGATCGCCTCCCCCCACCTGGCCGAACTCGCGGGGCGCGTCCAGGAGTCGGCGTCGCTGGCGGTCCTGTCAGGGGACACCGGGGCGGAGATCCAGTACACGGCGCGGGTGGCGACGAGGCGCATCATGAGCGCCAACATCACCGTCGGGACGCGGCTTCCCGCGTACCCGACCTCCATGGGCCGCGTGCTGCTGGCCGACATACCGGAGGCAGAGCGTCAGGTCCGGGACCTGGCCCCGCTGACTCCGCACACCGTGACGGACCAGGTGGCGTTCACGCATGTGCTGGCGGGGGTGCGGGAGCAGGGATACGCCCTGGTCGACGAGGAGTTGGAGGAGGGGCTGCGGTCGATCGCGGTCCCGGTGCGGGACCGTACGGGACGGGTGGTCGCGGCGGTGAACGTCGCGATGCACACGACCCGGCGTACGGCGGAGCAGTGCGTGTCGGAGGTGCTGCCGGAGCTGTACGGGACGGCGTCCCGGATCGAGGGGGAGCTGCGGACGGCGGGACGGTTCACCCGGGTGCCGTTGGCGTAG
- a CDS encoding MFS transporter: protein MSETAQAAAAKAPAPDSNRWKALTFIALAQLMVVLDATIVNIALPSAQQDLGISDGNRQWVITAYALAFGGLLLFGGRIADIWGRKNTFVTGLIGFAAASALGGAATNEAMLLGSRALQGAFGALLAPAALSLLAVMFTDAKERAKAFGIYGAIAGGGGAVGLILGGFLTEYLDWRWTFFVNIPFAIVAALGAYFVIREPSGSRNRSPLDIPGVVLSTLGLVSLVYGFTRAESEGWSDSLTIGLFVASALLLATFVFVESKVKAPLLPLRVITERNRGGVYLSLGLAIISMFGLFLFLTYYLQIVKGYSPVKTGFAFLPMIAGMITGSTQIGARLMTRVPARLLMGPGFLVAALGMLLLTQMEIGSSYAALLLPAMLLLGLGMGTAFMPAMSLATLGVEPRDSGVASAMVNTSQQVGGAIGTALLNTIAASATTSYVADHIGSATSRSQQQLVQLEAMVEGYTSAIWFAVGILVAAAGIAFTFINAGRPDMSSVSGEGAEEELKVPVVAH from the coding sequence ATGTCCGAAACAGCCCAGGCTGCCGCCGCCAAGGCGCCGGCTCCCGACTCCAACCGCTGGAAGGCGCTGACGTTCATCGCGCTCGCCCAGCTGATGGTCGTGCTCGACGCGACCATCGTGAACATCGCACTGCCCTCCGCCCAGCAGGACCTGGGGATATCGGACGGCAACCGGCAGTGGGTCATCACCGCCTACGCCCTGGCCTTCGGCGGACTGCTGCTCTTCGGCGGCCGGATCGCCGACATCTGGGGCCGCAAGAACACCTTCGTCACCGGTCTGATCGGCTTCGCGGCCGCCTCCGCCCTGGGCGGCGCGGCGACCAACGAGGCGATGCTCCTCGGCTCCCGCGCCCTGCAGGGTGCCTTCGGCGCGCTGCTCGCGCCCGCCGCTCTCTCCCTGCTCGCGGTGATGTTCACCGACGCCAAGGAGCGCGCCAAGGCGTTCGGCATCTACGGTGCGATCGCCGGTGGCGGTGGCGCCGTGGGTCTGATCCTCGGCGGCTTCCTCACCGAGTACCTGGACTGGCGCTGGACGTTCTTCGTGAACATCCCGTTCGCGATCGTCGCCGCCCTCGGCGCGTACTTCGTCATCCGTGAGCCGTCCGGCAGCCGCAACCGCTCGCCGCTCGACATCCCGGGCGTCGTCCTGTCCACCCTCGGTCTGGTCTCCCTCGTCTACGGCTTCACGCGGGCCGAGTCCGAGGGCTGGAGCGACTCCCTGACGATCGGTCTGTTCGTCGCCTCGGCGCTGCTCCTCGCGACCTTCGTGTTCGTCGAGTCCAAGGTCAAGGCCCCGCTGCTGCCCCTGCGCGTCATCACCGAGCGCAACCGCGGCGGCGTCTACCTCTCGCTGGGCCTCGCGATCATCTCGATGTTCGGTCTGTTCCTCTTCCTGACCTACTACCTGCAGATCGTGAAGGGCTACTCGCCGGTCAAGACCGGCTTCGCCTTCCTGCCGATGATCGCGGGCATGATCACGGGCTCCACCCAGATCGGTGCCCGACTGATGACCCGCGTCCCGGCGCGGCTGCTGATGGGCCCGGGCTTCCTGGTCGCCGCGCTCGGCATGCTGCTGCTGACCCAGATGGAGATCGGCTCCTCGTACGCGGCCCTGCTCCTGCCGGCGATGCTCCTGCTCGGCCTCGGCATGGGTACGGCGTTCATGCCGGCCATGTCCCTGGCCACGCTGGGCGTCGAACCGCGTGACTCCGGTGTCGCCTCCGCGATGGTCAACACCTCGCAGCAGGTGGGCGGCGCGATCGGTACGGCCCTGCTGAACACGATCGCCGCCTCGGCCACCACGTCGTACGTCGCCGACCACATCGGCAGCGCGACCTCCCGCTCCCAGCAGCAGCTGGTCCAGCTGGAGGCCATGGTCGAGGGTTACACCAGCGCGATCTGGTTCGCCGTCGGCATCCTGGTCGCCGCCGCGGGTATCGCGTTCACCTTCATCAACGCCGGCCGCCCGGACATGAGTTCGGTCAGCGGTGAGGGCGCCGAGGAGGAGCTGAAGGTTCCGGTGGTCGCCCACTGA
- a CDS encoding IclR family transcriptional regulator, with translation MLEKRGVRSVKSAARTVALLELLAARGEQPSRLDELAEELGVPRSSMYQLLQTLVDCGWVRSDATGSLYGIGIRALLTGTGYLDGDRRIRAVRPYLDEASDALGETIHLARIDGPDVVYLATRESHEYLRTISRVGRRVPAHAGALGKALLAERLDTELPLPEGELAALTENTHTTRAALHADLAEVRERGYSVDREETVAGLAGFGFALRYDTPATDAISCSVPVARLTPEHEVRIVAVMREVRAKIESHLPSTSGAPDWR, from the coding sequence ATGCTGGAGAAGAGGGGTGTCCGCAGCGTGAAGTCGGCGGCTCGGACCGTCGCGCTGCTGGAACTTCTCGCCGCGCGCGGCGAGCAGCCCTCACGTCTGGACGAACTCGCCGAGGAGTTGGGCGTGCCGCGCAGCAGCATGTACCAACTGCTCCAGACCCTCGTCGACTGTGGCTGGGTCCGCTCCGACGCCACCGGTTCCCTCTACGGCATCGGCATCCGCGCACTGCTCACCGGCACCGGCTATCTCGACGGCGACCGGCGTATCCGCGCGGTCCGCCCCTACCTCGACGAGGCCTCGGACGCGCTCGGCGAGACGATCCACCTGGCGCGCATCGACGGCCCGGACGTCGTCTATCTCGCCACCCGTGAGTCCCACGAGTACCTGCGCACCATAAGCCGCGTCGGCCGCCGGGTCCCGGCCCACGCGGGCGCCCTCGGCAAGGCGCTGCTCGCGGAGCGCCTCGACACCGAACTCCCGCTGCCTGAAGGTGAGTTGGCCGCCCTCACGGAGAACACCCACACCACCCGGGCCGCCCTGCACGCCGATCTGGCCGAGGTGCGCGAGCGGGGCTACTCCGTAGACCGCGAGGAGACGGTGGCCGGCCTCGCGGGCTTCGGCTTCGCCCTGCGTTACGACACCCCGGCCACGGATGCGATCAGTTGCTCGGTTCCGGTGGCCCGGCTGACCCCGGAGCACGAGGTTCGTATCGTCGCCGTCATGCGGGAGGTCCGCGCGAAGATCGAGAGCCATCTGCCCTCGACCTCGGGCGCGCCCGACTGGCGTTGA
- a CDS encoding sulfite exporter TauE/SafE family protein: MDVWDFGLLTVAATGAGAVNAVVGSGSLITFPALIAMGYPPILATVSNNVGLVPGMGGAVYGYRRELAGQYPLLLRLAAAAGSGALIGSLLLLSLPSAWFQRIVPVLIGTACVLVLLQPILARRLAAGRRRGGAWLSSGVFATGVYGGYFGAAQGVVLIGLLGALRTEDLQRLNAVKNALALTVNLVAAIVFVCVTTVDWRVAGIVAAGSTVGGLLGSRYGRLLPPVALRATIAAVGLLAMADLIARSW, from the coding sequence GTGGACGTATGGGATTTCGGGCTGCTGACGGTCGCCGCCACGGGAGCGGGTGCGGTCAATGCGGTGGTCGGCTCGGGTTCGCTGATCACGTTCCCCGCGCTGATCGCGATGGGATACCCACCGATCCTGGCAACCGTGTCCAACAATGTCGGGCTCGTCCCGGGTATGGGCGGCGCGGTGTACGGCTACCGCCGGGAGCTCGCCGGCCAGTACCCGCTCCTCCTGCGACTCGCGGCGGCTGCCGGCAGCGGCGCGCTGATCGGCAGCCTCTTGCTGCTCTCCCTGCCGTCCGCCTGGTTCCAGAGAATCGTGCCGGTCTTGATCGGTACGGCCTGCGTGCTGGTGCTCCTGCAGCCGATCCTGGCTCGCCGACTGGCCGCTGGGCGCCGCCGAGGCGGTGCGTGGCTCTCGTCCGGCGTGTTCGCCACCGGCGTCTACGGCGGCTACTTCGGGGCCGCACAGGGCGTCGTCCTCATCGGACTGCTCGGCGCGTTGAGGACCGAAGACCTGCAGCGACTGAACGCCGTGAAGAACGCCTTGGCGCTGACGGTGAATCTGGTGGCGGCGATCGTCTTCGTCTGCGTCACCACCGTCGATTGGCGCGTCGCCGGGATCGTCGCGGCAGGGTCGACGGTCGGGGGTCTGCTCGGTTCCCGGTACGGCCGACTGCTGCCGCCGGTAGCCCTTCGGGCCACGATCGCCGCGGTCGGACTGCTCGCCATGGCCGATCTGATCGCCAGGTCCTGGTGA
- a CDS encoding helix-turn-helix domain-containing protein: MRRDILSYLGEHGEANSTSVAKALGESTGTTSHHLRKLADLKLIAEIEERSTDRERWWKSLMTDIFTPPGLGLTPTNARPR; encoded by the coding sequence GTGCGCCGCGACATCCTGAGCTACCTCGGCGAGCACGGCGAAGCGAACTCCACCAGCGTCGCCAAGGCCCTCGGTGAAAGCACCGGCACCACCAGCCACCACCTGCGCAAACTCGCCGACCTCAAACTGATCGCTGAGATCGAGGAGCGGTCCACCGATCGGGAACGCTGGTGGAAGTCGCTGATGACGGACATCTTCACGCCGCCGGGCCTGGGGCTGACGCCGACGAACGCGAGGCCGCGGTGA
- a CDS encoding TetR/AcrR family transcriptional regulator, with translation MQTAIRVQKVTRPRADALRNRERIVTAAREMFVEFGAEVPIDEIARRAGVGNATVYRNFPDRDALVREVVCSVMDRTSEAAELALAETGDAFKALERFVHVAADERLSALCPMMSSTFDKHHPDLEAARERVEELTEEIMDRAKAAGLLRTDVGVGDVMIVVAQLSRPPAGTACVSMDRFVHRHLQLFLDGLRAPAPSELPGTAVTMEDLRRS, from the coding sequence GTGCAGACCGCGATCCGTGTGCAGAAGGTGACCCGGCCGCGTGCCGACGCCCTGCGCAACCGGGAGCGGATCGTCACCGCCGCCCGCGAGATGTTCGTCGAGTTCGGCGCCGAGGTGCCGATCGACGAGATCGCCCGCCGGGCCGGCGTCGGCAATGCCACGGTGTACCGCAACTTCCCGGACCGGGACGCCCTCGTGCGGGAGGTCGTCTGCTCGGTCATGGACCGCACGTCCGAGGCGGCCGAGCTCGCGCTCGCCGAGACCGGCGACGCCTTCAAGGCGCTGGAGCGCTTCGTGCATGTCGCCGCCGACGAGCGACTCAGCGCGCTCTGCCCCATGATGTCCAGCACCTTCGACAAGCACCACCCGGACCTGGAGGCCGCGCGGGAGCGGGTCGAAGAGCTCACCGAGGAGATCATGGACCGCGCCAAGGCGGCCGGCCTGCTGCGCACCGACGTGGGCGTGGGCGACGTGATGATCGTCGTGGCCCAGCTCAGCCGCCCTCCGGCAGGCACGGCGTGCGTGAGCATGGACCGCTTCGTCCACCGCCACCTGCAGCTGTTCCTGGACGGTCTGCGGGCCCCGGCCCCCTCCGAACTGCCGGGCACGGCCGTGACGATGGAGGACCTGCGCCGATCCTGA
- a CDS encoding 5-dehydro-4-deoxyglucarate dehydratase — MTVINTDADAAGVVQRLRDGMAGGVLSFPLTSFRDDGGLDLDAYRAYLTGRLAAAPGAVFPACGTGEFFSLDEDEYRAVVTATVEAADGRLPVVAGIGYGWAQALRFARIAEEAGADALLVLPHYLVGAPQDGLVEQLRRIAAGTRLPLIAYQRGQVTFTAEGVRRIAAIPGVVGLKDGHSDLDRLQRLTLAAPDGFLFFNGAATAEIQARAYATVGVPAYSSAVHAFAPEIANAFFGALRDGDDTVVTELLREFYVPLVELRDRVPGYAVSLVKAAARLRGLPVGPVRAPLTDPGPDDLADLAKILDHGLGLVGAAVRQPT, encoded by the coding sequence ATGACAGTGATCAACACGGATGCGGATGCCGCAGGGGTGGTCCAGCGGCTCCGTGACGGAATGGCCGGCGGGGTGCTGTCCTTTCCGCTCACGAGCTTCCGGGACGACGGCGGTCTCGACCTGGACGCCTACCGGGCGTACCTGACCGGCCGGCTGGCCGCCGCCCCCGGCGCGGTGTTCCCCGCCTGCGGAACCGGGGAGTTCTTCTCGCTCGACGAGGACGAGTACCGCGCGGTCGTCACCGCCACGGTCGAGGCCGCCGACGGCCGGCTGCCGGTGGTCGCGGGCATCGGCTACGGCTGGGCGCAGGCGCTGCGGTTCGCCCGTATCGCGGAGGAGGCGGGCGCGGACGCACTGCTGGTCCTGCCGCACTATCTCGTCGGGGCCCCGCAGGACGGGCTGGTGGAGCAGCTGCGACGCATCGCCGCGGGCACTCGCCTGCCGCTGATCGCGTACCAGCGCGGCCAGGTCACGTTCACGGCGGAGGGCGTACGCCGGATCGCGGCGATTCCGGGGGTCGTCGGCCTCAAGGACGGCCACAGCGACCTCGACCGCCTCCAGCGCCTCACCCTCGCCGCCCCCGACGGCTTCCTCTTCTTCAACGGCGCCGCGACCGCCGAGATCCAGGCCCGCGCGTACGCCACGGTCGGTGTCCCCGCCTACTCCTCCGCCGTCCATGCCTTCGCCCCCGAGATCGCGAACGCCTTCTTCGGCGCGCTGCGGGACGGGGACGACACCGTCGTGACCGAGCTGCTGCGCGAGTTCTACGTCCCGCTGGTCGAACTGCGCGACCGGGTGCCCGGCTACGCCGTGTCCCTGGTGAAGGCGGCGGCCCGACTGCGCGGCCTCCCGGTCGGCCCGGTCCGTGCCCCGCTCACCGACCCGGGCCCGGACGACCTCGCCGACCTGGCGAAGATCCTGGACCACGGCTTGGGGTTGGTGGGGGCGGCAGTACGACAGCCGACCTGA
- a CDS encoding enolase C-terminal domain-like protein: protein MSQPTVTAFSVYPVAGRDSMELNLSGAHGPYFTRNIVILTDSEGRTGLGEVPGGEKITRTLRDAESLVVGAKVGDYKRILREIGARFADRDSGGRGAQTFDLRTTVHAVTAVESALLDLLGQHLEVPVAALLGDGQQRDSVRVLGYLFYVGDPDRTDLDYVREPDSDVDWYRVRHEEALTPEAIVRQAEATHAHYGFRDFKLKGGVLEGADEVKAVRALKDRFPEARITLDPNGAWSLREAIELCTPLNGTLAYAEDPCGAEGGYSGREILAEFRRATGLPTATNMIATDWRQLTHALALQSVSIPLADPHFWTMQGSVRVAQLCNAMGLTWGCHSNNHFDISLAMVTHCGAAAPGEYNALDTHWIWQEGLERLTVAPPRIVGGEIAVPDAPGLGVQVDMERVLAAHELYREKALGARDDAIGMRYLVPGWEFDGKRPCLVR, encoded by the coding sequence ATGAGCCAGCCGACCGTCACCGCCTTCTCCGTCTACCCCGTCGCCGGCCGGGACAGCATGGAGCTGAACCTCTCCGGTGCCCACGGCCCCTACTTCACCCGCAACATCGTGATCCTCACCGACTCCGAGGGCCGTACGGGACTCGGCGAGGTCCCGGGCGGCGAGAAGATCACGCGGACACTGCGCGACGCCGAGTCCCTGGTCGTCGGGGCGAAGGTGGGCGACTACAAGCGCATCCTGCGGGAGATCGGGGCCCGCTTCGCCGACCGCGACTCCGGCGGACGCGGCGCCCAGACCTTCGACCTGCGCACCACCGTGCACGCGGTGACGGCGGTCGAGTCGGCCCTGCTCGACCTCCTCGGCCAGCACTTGGAAGTCCCCGTCGCCGCCCTGCTCGGCGACGGCCAACAGCGCGATTCCGTACGGGTGTTGGGCTACCTCTTCTACGTCGGCGACCCGGACCGGACCGACCTGGACTACGTCCGCGAGCCGGACTCGGACGTCGACTGGTACCGCGTCCGGCACGAGGAGGCCCTGACCCCGGAGGCGATCGTCCGCCAGGCCGAGGCCACCCACGCCCACTACGGCTTCCGCGACTTCAAGCTCAAGGGCGGTGTCCTGGAAGGCGCCGACGAGGTCAAGGCCGTACGCGCGCTGAAGGACCGTTTCCCGGAGGCCCGGATCACCCTCGACCCCAACGGTGCGTGGTCGCTGCGCGAGGCGATCGAGCTGTGCACGCCCCTGAACGGCACGCTGGCCTACGCCGAGGACCCCTGCGGCGCGGAAGGCGGTTACTCGGGGCGGGAGATCCTGGCCGAGTTCCGCCGGGCGACCGGCCTCCCCACGGCGACCAACATGATCGCCACGGACTGGCGGCAACTGACCCACGCCCTGGCCCTCCAGTCGGTCTCCATCCCGCTGGCCGACCCGCACTTCTGGACCATGCAGGGCTCGGTACGCGTGGCCCAGCTGTGCAACGCGATGGGCCTGACCTGGGGCTGCCACTCCAACAACCACTTCGACATCTCCCTGGCCATGGTCACCCACTGCGGCGCGGCGGCCCCGGGCGAGTACAACGCCCTCGACACCCACTGGATCTGGCAGGAGGGCCTGGAACGCCTCACGGTCGCTCCGCCCCGGATCGTCGGGGGCGAGATCGCGGTGCCGGACGCGCCTGGGCTAGGGGTTCAGGTCGACATGGAGCGGGTGCTCGCGGCACATGAGCTGTACCGGGAGAAGGCGCTGGGGGCGCGGGACGATGCCATCGGGATGCGGTATCTGGTGCCGGGGTGGGAGTTCGACGGGAAGCGGCCTTGCCTGGTGCGGTAG
- a CDS encoding gluconate:H+ symporter yields MPLLVVGISVLILLLLMTRLRLNGFAALLLVAVGVALVRGIPVATIPDVLSDGIGGQIGDTMLTIGLGAMVGRVMGDSGAAQRIAGKLLDAGGPRGVQVAMVVTSMLIGVTMFYEVAFIIIVPIAFTLVRVTGAKLLWVGLPMSITLSTMHSFLPPHPGPTAVAATFHASVGLTLFYGLFIAIPAGALIALVWPRLPFIRAMDPSIPKGLVSDREFTDEEMPGLGWSLSVALFPVVLIAGAAVTDLATSAESPFLNVVAFVGSAPIALLLTLCLAVWAFGPRIGRSLEEVGASCTSAAQAMAMILLVIGAGGAFKNVLVEGGISDYIKDTTDTWSVSPIILAWLIAVILRVALGSATVAVVTASGVVLPLLAGSGVHPEIMVLAVACGSIACSHVNDPGFWLFKEYFNLSVVEAIKVRTSYTTVLAVLGLGGVLAAEWALDILNI; encoded by the coding sequence TTGCCTCTCCTCGTAGTCGGCATCAGCGTTCTGATTCTGCTGCTCCTCATGACCAGGCTGCGCCTCAACGGCTTCGCCGCCCTGCTCCTCGTCGCGGTCGGCGTCGCGCTGGTGCGGGGCATCCCGGTGGCGACCATCCCGGACGTCCTCTCCGACGGCATCGGGGGTCAGATCGGCGACACGATGCTCACCATCGGCCTCGGTGCGATGGTCGGCCGGGTCATGGGGGACTCGGGCGCCGCCCAGCGGATCGCCGGGAAGCTCCTCGACGCCGGCGGACCGCGCGGGGTTCAGGTGGCCATGGTGGTCACCTCCATGCTCATCGGCGTGACCATGTTCTACGAGGTCGCCTTCATCATCATCGTGCCCATCGCGTTCACCCTGGTCAGGGTCACCGGCGCGAAGCTGCTCTGGGTCGGTCTGCCGATGTCGATCACCCTCTCCACGATGCACAGCTTCCTGCCCCCGCACCCCGGCCCGACCGCCGTGGCGGCCACCTTCCACGCCTCCGTCGGACTGACCCTGTTCTACGGCCTGTTCATCGCGATACCCGCGGGCGCGCTCATCGCACTGGTGTGGCCGCGCCTGCCGTTCATCAGGGCGATGGACCCGTCCATCCCCAAGGGCCTGGTCAGCGACCGCGAGTTCACCGACGAGGAGATGCCCGGCCTCGGCTGGTCGCTGTCGGTGGCCCTGTTCCCGGTGGTCCTGATAGCGGGCGCGGCGGTGACCGACCTGGCCACCTCCGCCGAGAGCCCGTTCCTGAACGTCGTCGCGTTCGTCGGCTCGGCCCCGATCGCGCTGCTGCTCACCCTGTGTCTGGCGGTGTGGGCGTTCGGTCCGCGCATCGGCCGGAGCCTGGAGGAGGTGGGCGCGTCCTGCACGTCGGCGGCGCAGGCGATGGCGATGATCCTGCTGGTGATCGGCGCGGGCGGCGCCTTCAAGAACGTCCTGGTGGAGGGCGGTATCTCGGACTACATCAAGGACACCACGGACACCTGGTCCGTCTCCCCCATCATCCTTGCCTGGCTCATCGCCGTGATCCTCCGCGTCGCGCTCGGCTCGGCGACGGTCGCCGTCGTGACGGCCTCCGGCGTGGTGCTGCCGCTCCTCGCGGGCAGCGGCGTCCACCCGGAGATCATGGTGCTCGCCGTCGCCTGCGGCTCGATCGCCTGCTCGCATGTCAACGACCCGGGGTTCTGGCTGTTCAAGGAGTACTTCAACCTGTCCGTCGTCGAAGCGATCAAGGTCCGTACGAGCTACACGACCGTGCTGGCGGTACTGGGCCTGGGCGGAGTGCTGGCAGCGGAATGGGCCCTGGACATCCTCAACATCTGA
- a CDS encoding M6 family metalloprotease domain-containing protein — protein sequence MQQPTSRRRIRPPGPLRPRRMAALLSVAALTLAVSTSAGTGDLTRGSPTAAGSVPLARSSPFGPCMIRGGLGVQMSEGLPTPAGYSRSTGTVRALNLMVDFSDAPGQGSARDRLAEFFPQTRDWFTTSSYGRLDYRPEAPVPGWLRMPRSFRSYGIERGAPFDPGYRRLVHDIVAAADPTVDFRSYDLLNVLVTPNAGPSALDTVLSVTFAGNREAPVADGVPVANASFVYSRQDDGSASYDTTGYRVLPHENGHVFGLPDLYTQRGGGAVGHWDIMSEDWGANNDLLGWHKWKLGWLDPSQVGCAVTAGTTQYTLTPLARPGGAKLVFVPLTSRTGYAVELRTQEGNDETVCRPGVLVYRVDANVDTGRGPVTVYDSRQGSGGCTRSPNVHAELSDAPFTPGESFKDPRRGIRIAVASADLDGNYRVTVTRR from the coding sequence ATGCAGCAGCCGACCAGCCGACGTCGAATACGCCCGCCGGGCCCTCTGCGCCCACGCCGGATGGCCGCCCTCCTGTCCGTGGCCGCGCTGACCCTCGCGGTCAGCACCTCGGCCGGCACCGGAGACCTCACCCGGGGTTCCCCGACGGCCGCCGGCTCCGTCCCGCTGGCCCGCTCCTCGCCGTTCGGCCCCTGCATGATCCGGGGCGGCCTCGGCGTCCAGATGTCCGAAGGCCTGCCCACTCCGGCCGGCTACTCCCGCTCCACCGGCACCGTCCGCGCGCTGAACCTGATGGTCGACTTCTCCGACGCCCCCGGCCAGGGCAGCGCCCGCGACCGGCTCGCGGAGTTCTTCCCGCAGACCCGGGACTGGTTCACCACCAGCTCCTACGGCCGCCTCGACTACCGCCCCGAGGCCCCCGTCCCCGGCTGGCTGCGGATGCCCCGGTCCTTCCGCTCGTACGGCATAGAGCGCGGCGCCCCCTTCGACCCCGGCTACCGCCGCCTGGTCCACGACATCGTGGCCGCCGCCGACCCGACGGTCGACTTCCGCTCGTACGACCTGCTGAACGTGCTGGTCACCCCGAACGCGGGCCCCTCCGCCCTGGACACCGTCCTGTCCGTCACCTTCGCCGGCAACCGCGAGGCGCCGGTCGCGGACGGCGTGCCCGTCGCCAACGCGTCCTTCGTCTACTCCCGCCAGGACGACGGTTCCGCTTCGTACGACACCACGGGCTACCGCGTCCTCCCCCACGAGAACGGCCATGTGTTCGGGCTGCCCGACCTCTACACCCAGCGCGGCGGGGGCGCCGTCGGTCACTGGGACATCATGAGCGAGGACTGGGGGGCCAACAACGACCTGCTCGGCTGGCACAAGTGGAAGCTCGGCTGGCTGGACCCCTCGCAGGTCGGCTGCGCGGTGACGGCCGGAACGACGCAGTACACGCTCACCCCGCTGGCCCGTCCCGGCGGCGCGAAACTCGTGTTCGTGCCCCTTACCTCCCGTACGGGATACGCCGTCGAACTGCGCACGCAGGAGGGCAACGACGAGACGGTGTGCCGGCCGGGTGTGCTGGTCTACCGGGTCGACGCGAACGTCGACACCGGCCGCGGCCCGGTCACGGTGTACGACTCCCGCCAGGGCAGCGGCGGCTGCACCCGCAGCCCGAACGTCCACGCGGAACTCTCCGACGCGCCCTTCACCCCCGGCGAGTCCTTCAAGGACCCGCGGCGGGGCATACGGATCGCGGTCGCGAGCGCGGACCTCGACGGGAACTACCGGGTGACCGTCACCCGGCGGTGA